The window GCATTTAGTGCACTTCTGACATCGCCGCCTGACCCCTGGGAAAAATGGTTCATTGCTTCTGGGGTGATTTCGATATCCATTGAGCCAAGGCCGCGTTCATCATCCTCTAGAGCCCTGTTGATCGCCTTTTTAATATCGTCCGGCTCCAGTGGCTTAAGCTCGAATATTTGGCAGCGGCTTCTGATTGCAGGATTGATGCTATGATAGGGATTGCTTGTTGTTGCACCAATCAGGGTGATCATCCCGTTTTCAAGGTAAGGAAGCAGAAAATCCTGCTTCGCCTTATCAAGGCGATGGACCTCATCCAGAAGTAGAATGACCTTGCCTGACATTTTTGCTTCAGCAGCGACGATTTCCATATCCTTTTTATTATTCGTGACAGCATTCAATGTCCTGAAGGCGTATCGGGTGCTGCCGGCAATTGCACTTGCAATCGACGTTTTTCCGATGCCCGGGGGGCCATACAGGATCATGGAAGAAAGCTGTTTGGCTTTAACCATTCTGGCTATTATTTTTCCATCGCCAACTAAATGCTCCTGGCCGCACACTTCATCAAACGTTCTCGGCCGCATCCTAAAGGCAAGTGGTTTATCTTGCATCATTTTGCATCTCTCCAAAGACAAGTCTATCCTTTTAGTTTACCATTCCTCATGGAGTTCTGCTATTATGGCAATTTTCCCGAACCAATGCATATTGCCATTGTTTGTGCTATAATTTCTAAAGCCTACCTATATACTCTGTATTTAATAATAATAGCAGGATGGAATTTAAGTTTGTTAAGGCAAAGGGGTCCTTTTCATTGTTTAAAAAAAGAAAGGGGCAGATAGGGGCGAGGCTGACGGTTTTTACGATTGGCCTGCTTATCATGTCTCTTGGGGTTGTCTTGCTTATCAGAAGCAATGCTGGAGCAACACCTTGGGATGTCTTCCACGTTGGCCTCTATTATCAAATAGGTTTGACTGTCGGCAGCTGGTCGATACTAGTAGGAGTTGTAATCTTGACAGCGGCTGCAATCATTGCAAAAGAAATTCCGCATATTGGTGCGTTTTTAAATATGCTTTTAATTGGCGTATTTATTGATATGTACATGTTGATGCCTTTTATAAAAGAGCCTTCTTCGCATTTTGGCGAAGCGGCCATGTTTGCTCTGGGAATCATTGTGTATGCGTGCGGCATGGGTGTTTATATCTCGGCAGGCCTTGGTACGGGGCCCCGCGACAGCCTGATGGCAGCGGTTTACGAGAAGACTGGCTGGAAAATCCGGAATGTTCGCGGTTCAATGGAGGTAATTGTCCTTCTGATTGGATGGTGGCTTGGAGGCCCGGTTAACTGGGGAACCATCCTGTTTAGCTTTATGATTGGCCCGATATTCGGGGCAGTTATGCCGCAATGCAATAGATTGACAGATGTAATATTAGAAAAAGTAAAAAGAAAAAACGAACTGAACATCAGTAAGGGGGCCTAGTTGTGAAAATTTCTACTAAAGGTCGGTATGGATTAACTATTATGATTGAACTGGCAAAAAAATATGGAGAAGGTCCGATTTCGCTTAAAACAATCGCCCAGGCAAATGATCTATCGGAGCATTATCTTGAACAGCTGGTCGCTCCGCTTCGAAATGCGGGTCTGGTTAAAAGTATTAGAGGAGCTTATGGGGGATATCTTCTCTCTAAGGAACCAGCGCAAATAACTGCTGGTGACATTATCAGGGTTCTTGAAGGCCCGATTACACCAGTCGAGGGCATGGAGGATGAAGAGCCGGCTAAACGCGAGCTTTGGATTAGAATCAGAGATGCCATCAGGGACGTGCTTGATAGCACTACAATTGAGGATTTGGCCAATCATAGTGAAGATCAAAATCCAGATTCTTATATGTTTTATATCTAAAGGATAAAATAGCGATAGTAACATAGAAACGAAGGTGATTTTCCATGGAACGGATTTATTTGGACCATGCTGCGACCACCCCTATGCACCCGAAGGTTATTGAAAAGATGGCCAGTGCAATGGGGACTTTTTATGGAAATCCATCAAGCATACACTCTTATGGCAGGGAAGCCCGCCACTTGCTTGATGAAGCCCGCCACGTTTTGGCTAAGGGAATAGCAGCAAAGGCTAACGAAATTATTTTTACAAGCGGTGGAACCGAAGCGGATAACCTGGCGATATTAGGGATAGCGGAATCCTATCAAGAAAAGGGCAGGCATATTATCACAACTGCAGTTGAACACCATGCGGTTCTGCACGCCTGCAAGAAACTTGAAGATCAAGGGTTTCAGGTAACCTATCTGTCTGTGGATGAAACAGGCAGGATTTCACTTGATGAACTGGAGAAGGCATTAACAGATGAAACGATTCTTGTCACGATTATGTACGGAAACAACGAGGTGGGCACGCTTCAGCCAATTGAAGAAATCGGTGCTCTTTTAAGCGGTCATCAGGCCTTCTTCCATACTGATGCAGTGCAGGCTTATGGCCTTGTTGATATTGATGTTCAAAAAGCGGGCATTGACCTGCTGTCAGTATCTGCCCATAAAATCAACGGTCCAAAGGGGACGGGCTTTCTTTTTGCGAGAGAAGGAATCCGGCTGTCACCAAGGTCGTTCGGAGGCGAGCAGGAACGGAAACGCAGGGCGGGAACTGAAAATCTTGTTTCAATCCTCGGTTTTATGGAAGCTGCCCAGATTGCCGCCGATGCCAGGGAAGAAAAGGCGGAAAATTACCTGCGCCTGAAAAAGCGGTTTATCGAAGTGCTTGAGGAAGAAACTTCCACGTTCGAGCTGAACGGTTCGCTTGTAAACTCATTGCCTCATATAGTAAACTTGAGTTTTCCTGGGACCAATGTTGAGGCGATGCTAGTCAACCTTGATTTGGCCGGGATAGCAGTTTCAAGTGGTTCCGCGTGTACGGCTGGTTCAATTGAGCCGTCTCATGTCCTTGTGGCCATGTTTGGGAGTGAATCCGAGCGAATTGCCAATTCAATCAGATTCAGCTTCGGGCTTGGCACGACAGAAGAGGATATTGTGCGGACAGCAAAAGAGACAGCAAAAATAACAAAACGGCTGCGCGGTTAGCAGCCATTTTTAGCGAAAAGGGGGATATCACTCCATTTCGCATCAATGCCTATTCTTTACCAATAGGCGAGTTGTTTAATAACTTTTAGGGAGTTTCCCCTTACAATAAATTTTTATAGAAAAAGTGTGGTGATATCATGGAAAGAAAAGAGCCAAAAAACACAAGGGTTGTTGTTGGAATGTCCGGGGGAGTGGACTCCTCCGTCGCTGCACTGCTTTTGAAGCAGCAGGGCTATGATGTCATCGGAATTTTCATGAAGAACTGGGACGATACAGATGAAAATGGGGTCTGTACCGCAACAGAGGATTATAACGATGTCATCCGAGTGTGCAATCAGATTGGGATCCCGTATTATGCGGTCAATTTTGAAAAGCAATACTGGGACAAGGTCTTCACCTATTTCCTTGAAGAATACAAAGCTGGCAGGACACCTAACCCGGATGTTATGTGCAACAAGGAAATAAAG is drawn from Bacillus sp. FJAT-18017 and contains these coding sequences:
- a CDS encoding cysteine desulfurase family protein, with protein sequence MERIYLDHAATTPMHPKVIEKMASAMGTFYGNPSSIHSYGREARHLLDEARHVLAKGIAAKANEIIFTSGGTEADNLAILGIAESYQEKGRHIITTAVEHHAVLHACKKLEDQGFQVTYLSVDETGRISLDELEKALTDETILVTIMYGNNEVGTLQPIEEIGALLSGHQAFFHTDAVQAYGLVDIDVQKAGIDLLSVSAHKINGPKGTGFLFAREGIRLSPRSFGGEQERKRRAGTENLVSILGFMEAAQIAADAREEKAENYLRLKKRFIEVLEEETSTFELNGSLVNSLPHIVNLSFPGTNVEAMLVNLDLAGIAVSSGSACTAGSIEPSHVLVAMFGSESERIANSIRFSFGLGTTEEDIVRTAKETAKITKRLRG
- the cymR gene encoding cysteine metabolism transcriptional regulator CymR; the encoded protein is MKISTKGRYGLTIMIELAKKYGEGPISLKTIAQANDLSEHYLEQLVAPLRNAGLVKSIRGAYGGYLLSKEPAQITAGDIIRVLEGPITPVEGMEDEEPAKRELWIRIRDAIRDVLDSTTIEDLANHSEDQNPDSYMFYI
- a CDS encoding YczE/YyaS/YitT family protein, coding for MFKKRKGQIGARLTVFTIGLLIMSLGVVLLIRSNAGATPWDVFHVGLYYQIGLTVGSWSILVGVVILTAAAIIAKEIPHIGAFLNMLLIGVFIDMYMLMPFIKEPSSHFGEAAMFALGIIVYACGMGVYISAGLGTGPRDSLMAAVYEKTGWKIRNVRGSMEVIVLLIGWWLGGPVNWGTILFSFMIGPIFGAVMPQCNRLTDVILEKVKRKNELNISKGA